One segment of bacterium DNA contains the following:
- a CDS encoding site-specific DNA-methyltransferase, which yields MAIRDQKITDRYALYCGDCMEVLPKITGDKIHLSVYSPPFGGLYHYSSSERDLSNCDSYEDFFNHYSYILRELYRVTMPGRMTAVHCADIPTGNTGNDSMIDFTGDVIRAHEKEKWLYVARYAVWKDAFTVRNRTMAKCLAHKQIVDDASRCSNAAADYLLVFRKRGENPEPIAHPRGFTDYAGARNVPAELLKYKGWDGNQIENRYSHWIWRQYAAAFWDDIRPNHVLPFRESRDEEDEKHVHPLQLDIIERVIILWSNPGNIVLTPFMGVGSEVYVAKELGRRGIGIELKPSYYRQALKNMEHEIENPAQLFDDVDDEFGTIAEGITI from the coding sequence ATGGCTATAAGGGACCAGAAGATAACCGATAGATACGCCCTCTATTGCGGAGACTGTATGGAGGTCCTGCCTAAAATAACCGGGGACAAAATACACCTTTCGGTATATTCCCCGCCCTTTGGTGGACTCTACCACTACTCAAGCTCGGAGCGGGATCTGTCCAACTGCGATAGCTACGAGGACTTCTTTAACCACTATAGTTATATCCTGCGCGAACTCTACCGAGTGACGATGCCTGGCCGCATGACCGCCGTACATTGCGCCGACATCCCCACGGGGAACACGGGGAACGACAGTATGATTGACTTCACGGGTGATGTTATCCGAGCGCACGAGAAGGAAAAATGGCTATATGTCGCTAGATATGCGGTGTGGAAGGATGCCTTCACGGTAAGGAACCGAACGATGGCGAAGTGCCTCGCCCACAAACAGATCGTGGACGATGCTTCCAGGTGCAGCAATGCCGCCGCCGACTACCTGCTGGTGTTCCGCAAGCGCGGGGAGAACCCCGAACCGATAGCTCACCCGCGGGGCTTTACGGATTATGCCGGTGCGAGGAATGTCCCCGCAGAATTGTTGAAGTATAAGGGGTGGGATGGGAACCAGATAGAAAACCGCTACTCGCATTGGATATGGAGACAATACGCCGCAGCCTTTTGGGATGATATACGCCCCAATCATGTCCTGCCCTTCCGCGAATCGAGGGATGAGGAAGACGAGAAACACGTTCACCCCCTCCAACTCGACATCATCGAGAGGGTCATCATCCTTTGGAGCAACCCCGGCAACATCGTATTGACGCCGTTTATGGGGGTTGGTTCCGAGGTCTATGTGGCGAAGGAACTAGGGCGGCGGGGAATAGGGATAGAACTCAAACCATCCTATTACCGCCAAGCGTTAAAGAATATGGAACATGAAATAGAGAACCCCGCCCAGCTTTTCGATGATGTTGATGATGAGTTCGGGACGATAGCCGAGGGGATAACGATATGA
- a CDS encoding PD-(D/E)XK nuclease family protein, translated as MRLEHASYSALNLYGQCPLRFKIERVEKRKAPDTPPLRIGSAVHAGIAAYIRHLQEDNLQTDITWSDEALEAAAAAMKAEKRTLSADEWEEVGQIFASFISSHMFDPSCIAEVEKREKIPLDGLAFWTVIDFLEVEDGQAKLRDWKSSWRVPSQAEVSKDFQLRVYAWAVNKLYGFDKVRCALDFVRHGAVREVMIGPEDIAATEKRILETIEAIEAETEWAPTPGSHCSYCPWASGCPAVEGDDPEELAGLILVLEAQLREAQAKLKAYCVEHGPVVVGGERFSYFDSHGLKATDVIAVSRFIEMRGLDPAAYFSINNKKLQPLLRDKVFAAEIEPYTEETISTSFRHKKAGGD; from the coding sequence ATGAGACTGGAACACGCCTCATATTCCGCCCTTAACCTCTATGGCCAGTGCCCCTTGCGCTTCAAGATAGAGCGGGTGGAGAAGCGCAAGGCCCCGGACACCCCGCCGCTCAGGATAGGTTCGGCTGTCCACGCGGGGATAGCCGCCTACATCCGCCACCTGCAGGAGGATAACCTGCAGACCGACATCACCTGGTCGGATGAGGCTCTTGAGGCCGCAGCAGCCGCGATGAAGGCGGAGAAGCGCACCCTTTCGGCGGACGAGTGGGAGGAAGTGGGGCAGATATTCGCATCCTTCATATCCTCCCACATGTTCGACCCGTCCTGCATCGCCGAGGTCGAGAAGCGGGAGAAGATACCCCTGGATGGCCTGGCCTTCTGGACCGTGATCGACTTCTTGGAAGTGGAGGACGGCCAGGCGAAGCTCAGGGACTGGAAAAGCTCGTGGCGGGTCCCCTCCCAGGCCGAGGTCAGCAAGGACTTCCAGCTCCGGGTTTACGCCTGGGCGGTGAATAAGCTGTACGGCTTCGACAAGGTCCGCTGCGCCCTGGACTTCGTGCGGCACGGGGCGGTGAGGGAAGTCATGATAGGCCCGGAGGATATAGCCGCCACCGAGAAGCGCATCCTTGAGACCATAGAGGCCATCGAGGCCGAGACCGAGTGGGCGCCCACCCCCGGTTCCCATTGTTCATATTGCCCTTGGGCGTCAGGGTGCCCGGCAGTAGAAGGAGATGACCCGGAGGAACTGGCGGGGCTCATCCTGGTCCTGGAGGCACAGCTCCGGGAGGCGCAGGCGAAGCTCAAGGCATATTGCGTGGAACATGGCCCCGTTGTAGTGGGAGGGGAACGGTTCTCCTATTTCGACAGCCATGGCCTGAAGGCTACGGACGTCATCGCCGTCTCCCGCTTCATAGAAATGCGCGGGCTCGACCCTGCCGCCTACTTCTCCATCAACAACAAGAAGCTGCAGCCACTGTTGCGCGACAAGGTGTTTGCGGCGGAGATAGAACCCTACACGGAAGAGACGATATCCACGTCGTTCCGGCACAAAAAGGCGGGTGGGGATTGA
- a CDS encoding RusA family crossover junction endodeoxyribonuclease yields MITITFEGRIPSKKNSRVKPRNCNFTIPSPEYFEWQDYARWQARLAWRKPPTGKPVTLRVVTSCRNDIDNLMTSVMDAMEGIIYHDDKQVVTVGGKKVPKDGPYMTVVEVEIMDG; encoded by the coding sequence ATGATAACCATCACCTTCGAGGGCAGAATACCATCGAAGAAGAACTCCCGCGTAAAACCCCGCAACTGTAATTTTACAATCCCCTCCCCCGAATACTTCGAGTGGCAGGATTACGCACGTTGGCAGGCCCGGCTCGCCTGGCGAAAGCCGCCAACCGGTAAGCCCGTCACCCTCAGGGTAGTGACATCGTGCCGTAATGACATCGACAACTTGATGACATCGGTGATGGATGCCATGGAGGGGATTATCTATCACGATGATAAACAAGTGGTAACCGTAGGGGGTAAGAAGGTGCCCAAAGACGGGCCGTACATGACGGTCGTGGAAGTGGAGATCATGGATGGCTGA
- a CDS encoding AAA family ATPase has translation MKITTIKLKDFRNHLETEIDLAPLTIIKGNNAAGKTSIRHAIEVALTGRAEFTDRGGRGLSDALRVGAKKGLVVVAIDELGEVARSISPSGSSLQVSDWTGTATAQQDLLYSKLGADADLIAALLNVSQFITLPPREQKEMLFQLARPEISAGQLMGAVNDYAESQGAGNLLDELRSLIATPETVGPDWLDQAYKLIFEARKEAKKERDTLSGKLEGMEVAEDVPPAGQLPELERQIAELTTLRENHLKKVAAAEAAGERRASLAEREQNIKNSIEALSLPMENSGEDPEELAAALETLEARLEEARRASYEVQGEIKGIDSALPALKDWDGSCPLAPGLIKCAITATERKALIKDLGTKRKALVKNHEKAMKEAASVEGEKEEVAERIVEAERTEKNAEYLESLEKELESVQAELAALPEAVGLDLARSEIASLAERIDRGKDIAARMKVAAEAAERAEKAASEATEATARAARLEHLATLFGPTGIKAKLLSKTMGAVIERSAENLSLLTGGLYELDARSDPDFHLVVNGTIEMRQLSTSERMRVGIACAEALAHASGLRLLVIDDVEILDVGNRGLLSEWLRERMADHDTILVLSTAEEAQDPGVEGIRTYWVQAGEVRAVEAVGVGA, from the coding sequence ATGAAGATAACCACCATCAAGCTCAAGGATTTCCGCAACCACCTCGAGACCGAGATAGACCTGGCCCCTCTCACCATCATCAAGGGGAACAACGCAGCGGGCAAGACGAGCATAAGGCACGCGATAGAGGTAGCACTCACCGGTCGGGCCGAGTTCACCGACCGTGGCGGGCGCGGCCTTTCTGACGCCCTCCGGGTGGGAGCGAAAAAAGGGCTGGTCGTCGTTGCCATCGACGAGCTGGGGGAGGTGGCGCGGTCCATCTCCCCCTCCGGCTCTTCGCTCCAGGTATCGGACTGGACCGGCACCGCCACCGCCCAGCAGGACCTTCTCTACTCAAAGCTCGGGGCCGACGCCGACCTTATCGCCGCCCTCCTCAACGTGAGCCAGTTCATCACCCTGCCCCCCCGCGAACAGAAGGAGATGCTTTTCCAACTAGCCCGCCCGGAGATATCCGCGGGCCAGCTCATGGGGGCGGTGAACGACTACGCCGAGTCTCAGGGCGCCGGCAACCTCCTGGACGAGCTGCGGTCGCTCATCGCCACCCCCGAGACCGTCGGCCCGGACTGGCTGGACCAGGCGTACAAGCTCATCTTCGAGGCGCGCAAGGAGGCGAAGAAGGAGAGGGATACCCTTTCTGGCAAGCTGGAGGGGATGGAGGTGGCGGAGGATGTGCCCCCCGCCGGCCAGCTGCCCGAGCTGGAGCGGCAGATAGCCGAGCTGACCACGCTGAGGGAGAACCACTTAAAAAAGGTCGCCGCTGCCGAGGCCGCCGGGGAAAGGCGCGCAAGCCTGGCCGAGCGGGAGCAGAACATCAAAAACAGCATCGAGGCCCTGAGCCTGCCCATGGAGAACTCGGGGGAGGACCCGGAGGAACTCGCGGCTGCCCTGGAAACCCTGGAAGCCAGGCTGGAAGAAGCCAGGCGGGCGAGCTACGAGGTCCAGGGGGAGATAAAAGGGATTGACTCGGCCCTGCCCGCCCTGAAGGACTGGGACGGCTCCTGCCCTCTCGCCCCAGGCCTCATCAAGTGTGCCATAACCGCCACCGAGCGCAAGGCCCTCATTAAGGACCTCGGCACCAAGCGCAAGGCCCTGGTGAAGAACCACGAAAAGGCTATGAAGGAAGCGGCCTCAGTCGAGGGAGAAAAAGAGGAAGTAGCCGAGAGAATAGTCGAGGCCGAACGGACGGAGAAGAACGCCGAGTACCTGGAATCCCTGGAGAAGGAGCTTGAGTCCGTCCAGGCCGAACTGGCCGCGCTCCCCGAGGCGGTGGGGCTGGACCTGGCCCGCTCAGAGATCGCCAGCCTGGCCGAGCGCATCGACCGCGGCAAGGATATAGCCGCCCGCATGAAGGTGGCCGCAGAGGCCGCTGAGAGGGCCGAGAAGGCCGCATCTGAAGCGACAGAGGCAACCGCCCGTGCCGCCCGCCTGGAGCACCTGGCCACCCTGTTCGGCCCCACCGGCATCAAGGCGAAGCTGCTCTCAAAGACCATGGGGGCCGTGATCGAGCGGTCCGCGGAAAACCTCTCCCTCTTGACCGGGGGCCTGTACGAGCTGGACGCCCGGTCCGACCCCGACTTCCATCTCGTCGTCAACGGCACCATCGAGATGCGCCAGCTCTCCACGTCGGAGAGGATGAGGGTAGGGATAGCCTGCGCGGAGGCCCTGGCCCACGCGAGCGGGCTCAGGCTGCTGGTGATAGACGACGTGGAGATCCTCGACGTGGGCAACCGCGGCCTGCTGAGTGAATGGCTGAGGGAGAGGATGGCGGACCACGATACCATTCTCGTCCTCAGCACCGCGGAGGAGGCCCAGGACCCCGGAGTCGAGGGGATAAGGACATACTGGGTCCAGGCCGGGGAAGTCAGGGCTGTGGAGGCCGTGGGGGTGGGGGCATGA
- a CDS encoding nucleotide pyrophosphohydrolase: MIFETNIIHFRNARDWKQYHTPRNLAASICIEAAELLELYQWAEEADKERVAEEIADIYIYLITLAHDLNISVEGAVADKLAKNAKKYPVDKCYGRADKYTEI; this comes from the coding sequence ATGATATTTGAAACCAACATCATCCACTTCCGCAACGCCCGCGACTGGAAACAATACCATACCCCCCGTAACCTCGCAGCCTCTATCTGTATCGAGGCCGCTGAGTTGTTAGAACTCTACCAATGGGCGGAGGAAGCGGACAAAGAAAGGGTGGCGGAGGAGATCGCCGACATCTACATCTACCTCATCACCCTGGCGCATGATTTGAATATCTCAGTTGAGGGGGCGGTAGCCGACAAACTGGCGAAGAACGCGAAGAAGTACCCTGTTGATAAGTGCTACGGAAGGGCCGATAAGTACACTGAAATATAA
- a CDS encoding helix-turn-helix transcriptional regulator, with the protein MANRDMTQTELSEITGIPRVYIVYIVGGKMLPDDTQLEKICQALKVTSDMIYPDPAMRDILAGDKPERHRKSRAASALHEARREARRGQKA; encoded by the coding sequence ATGGCTAACCGCGATATGACCCAGACAGAGCTTTCCGAGATAACGGGCATTCCCCGTGTTTACATCGTCTATATCGTTGGCGGCAAGATGCTGCCAGATGATACACAGCTAGAGAAGATATGCCAAGCGCTCAAGGTAACATCAGACATGATATATCCCGACCCAGCGATGAGGGATATATTGGCGGGGGATAAGCCGGAGAGGCACAGAAAATCAAGGGCCGCGTCAGCCCTCCACGAGGCGAGAAGGGAGGCGCGCCGTGGCCAGAAGGCTTGA
- a CDS encoding DEAD/DEAH box helicase, whose amino-acid sequence MDYRDFIVSKAQANNDSGFQVDAESLNPMLFDFQRETVAWACRKGRAAVFADCGLGKTPIQLSWAELVPGNVLVLTPLAVSYQTIREAEKFGIEAHRSGDGTIHPITITNYERLHYFSPSDFSAVVCDESSILKSFNGKYRQEITTFMRKLPYRLLCTATAAPNDYTELGTSSEALGYLGYMDMLNRFFKNDRNTSGLGRCYGKVMDWRLKGHAEIPFWRWVCSWALSFRRPSDLGFNDDDFILKPLIENIHVVETLKPPDGRLFTVDAFDLREQRDERKRSISERCEKVAELVDHDKPALVWCHLNDEGKMLKNIIPDAVEVSGADSDESKESKLLDFASGNIRVLITKPKIGGWGLNFQHCAHVVLFPSHSFEQYYQAIRRCWRFGQKDTVTVDVVTTSGERRVLENLQSKSRAADEMFSRLVEFMNESKSIRRDDDFTEKEVIPAWL is encoded by the coding sequence TTGGACTACCGGGATTTTATAGTCTCGAAGGCACAGGCCAACAACGATAGCGGGTTTCAGGTCGATGCAGAATCCCTTAACCCGATGCTCTTCGACTTCCAGCGGGAAACGGTAGCGTGGGCTTGTCGCAAGGGAAGGGCGGCGGTATTCGCCGACTGTGGCTTGGGCAAGACCCCCATACAGCTATCATGGGCTGAGTTGGTGCCGGGGAATGTATTGGTGCTAACCCCCCTGGCGGTGTCATATCAGACCATCAGAGAAGCGGAGAAGTTCGGCATAGAGGCCCACCGTTCTGGCGATGGCACGATTCACCCAATAACCATCACCAACTACGAGCGCCTTCATTACTTCTCACCTTCCGACTTCAGCGCCGTGGTATGCGATGAGTCCAGCATACTAAAGTCCTTCAACGGGAAGTACCGCCAGGAGATAACCACCTTCATGCGGAAACTGCCCTATCGGTTGTTATGCACCGCCACGGCTGCGCCCAATGACTATACCGAACTGGGGACCTCTTCTGAAGCGCTCGGATACCTTGGATATATGGATATGCTCAATCGCTTTTTTAAGAACGACCGTAATACCTCGGGCTTGGGTAGATGTTACGGCAAGGTGATGGATTGGAGGTTAAAGGGCCACGCCGAGATACCCTTCTGGCGGTGGGTGTGTTCCTGGGCGTTATCATTTAGGCGCCCGTCTGACCTCGGCTTTAACGATGATGACTTTATTTTAAAGCCCCTAATCGAAAACATCCATGTTGTTGAAACCCTCAAGCCCCCCGATGGGAGGCTATTCACCGTTGATGCCTTCGACCTGAGAGAACAACGGGATGAGAGGAAACGCAGTATCTCCGAGAGGTGTGAGAAGGTAGCGGAATTGGTGGACCATGATAAGCCCGCTCTAGTATGGTGCCACCTCAATGACGAGGGCAAGATGCTTAAAAACATTATCCCCGATGCGGTGGAGGTGAGCGGCGCCGATAGCGATGAATCCAAGGAAAGTAAACTATTGGACTTCGCTAGTGGTAATATCCGGGTCCTCATAACCAAGCCCAAGATAGGTGGGTGGGGGCTCAACTTCCAGCATTGTGCCCATGTCGTTTTATTCCCATCTCACAGCTTTGAACAGTATTACCAAGCGATTAGACGATGTTGGAGGTTTGGCCAAAAGGATACCGTTACCGTTGATGTGGTAACCACCAGTGGAGAGCGACGGGTACTTGAGAACCTGCAATCTAAATCCAGGGCTGCGGATGAGATGTTCTCAAGGCTGGTGGAGTTTATGAACGAGAGCAAGTCCATAAGGCGAGATGATGATTTCACGGAAAAGGAGGTTATCCCGGCATGGCTATAA
- a CDS encoding HNH endonuclease: MAYSNGVILEHRLVMSELLGRKLEPGELVHHKDTNPFNNDPSNLELSSRSEHPSIHARGRTMIRLVCAYCGKPFDKELRNFKAKSKLGQINFYCNRTCMGKRLCLNARENK, translated from the coding sequence ATGGCATATTCCAACGGAGTCATCTTAGAGCACCGCCTAGTAATGTCTGAACTGCTAGGGCGCAAGCTCGAACCCGGGGAACTAGTACACCATAAAGACACCAACCCATTTAACAATGATCCGAGCAACCTTGAATTATCAAGCAGGTCTGAGCATCCATCCATTCACGCTCGCGGTCGTACAATGATAAGGTTGGTCTGCGCGTACTGTGGTAAACCCTTTGACAAAGAATTGAGGAACTTCAAGGCGAAAAGCAAGCTGGGTCAGATCAACTTTTATTGTAACCGAACCTGTATGGGGAAGCGTCTCTGCTTGAACGCAAGGGAAAACAAATAA
- a CDS encoding peptidoglycan recognition family protein — MSKASMLIPREAWGASPPDYPVIRVNYKDLFIVHHSGSKGYWPTAAEEIAAMRGWQAYHQGTGADIYYGAVIFPSGRAYEGRQGGWWVNNGAAYGCNQRGFGACIAGDFTDELPTVEALNTLVHLGLEARNELHISPDLYWGHRDCFICDDRNRGNECPGEMLYDWLPVLRKTMATVQPEKEGDDDVIDFEKQSLQEKGQGILADNEVDVWTAFAAGSDYLHARANHGAKCKVMAFAADVSTGNVFGPEVWELGAYAGSIRRLSELVFGTRDSGDYWVSLHMLPDDSACFRGFVRA, encoded by the coding sequence GTGAGTAAAGCATCCATGCTCATACCGAGGGAAGCGTGGGGAGCGTCGCCTCCCGACTATCCCGTTATCCGCGTCAACTACAAAGACCTGTTCATCGTCCACCACTCGGGCAGTAAAGGATACTGGCCCACGGCGGCGGAGGAGATAGCGGCCATGAGGGGATGGCAGGCATACCACCAAGGGACGGGCGCGGACATCTACTACGGCGCCGTCATCTTCCCCAGCGGGCGGGCCTACGAGGGACGGCAAGGTGGGTGGTGGGTGAACAACGGTGCGGCTTACGGCTGCAACCAGCGTGGGTTCGGCGCGTGTATCGCGGGCGACTTCACCGATGAGCTGCCCACCGTGGAGGCTCTTAATACCCTGGTGCATCTCGGCTTAGAGGCTAGGAACGAGCTTCACATATCGCCTGACCTTTACTGGGGCCACCGGGACTGCTTCATCTGCGACGACCGCAACCGGGGTAATGAGTGCCCCGGCGAGATGCTTTACGACTGGCTGCCCGTGCTCCGAAAAACGATGGCGACGGTGCAGCCGGAAAAGGAAGGGGATGATGACGTGATAGATTTTGAGAAGCAGTCGCTGCAGGAGAAAGGTCAGGGGATACTCGCCGACAATGAGGTGGACGTATGGACGGCCTTTGCGGCGGGCAGCGACTACCTCCACGCCCGGGCGAACCATGGCGCGAAATGTAAGGTCATGGCGTTTGCGGCGGACGTGAGTACGGGCAACGTGTTCGGCCCCGAGGTCTGGGAGTTGGGCGCGTACGCTGGTTCGATACGGCGACTGTCTGAACTGGTTTTCGGTACCCGCGATTCCGGTGACTACTGGGTATCCCTCCACATGCTCCCCGATGACTCGGCCTGTTTCCGGGGGTTTGTGAGGGCGTGA
- a CDS encoding PBSX family phage terminase large subunit codes for MARLDLREYTNRSFDPFFACRARELVCYGGAGAGKSYAVAQKLIMKALLYPGSRIAVIRKFGPSLKKTCWELTIGLLDKYGIPYKPNLSDLTIELGQSKMEFMPVVNSSGEPAERLKSMTDITDIWVEEATEITPEEYRQIRLRLRGEELTEGYRQIVLSFNPIDRNHWIYAYFFEGDRGEKQKYTYKDNRFIDSDYKAELEGLKGEDEILYHVYTLGDWGVLGKIIYTRYEIAEFDHPAGYYDELLAGCDFGFVHPSAVVFMGLKEKTAYIIDEIYERKLITAELVDRIGEKQEEHRLAPAIFCDSAEPGRIEEMTRAGLNVWPADKNVADGIDTVKGYRLVIHPRCVSTIREIRSYARKKDRAGNVLEEPVKANDHACLCAGTMIETDHGGVPIEDIRPGDMVLTRKGYRAVIESGITDMSAEVMRVEFSDGRELTGTGNHPVYVLDKGYSGLRALRYGDSIEPVEVWKEGLVQCARTLRGEKSLPTRESVSEDIQMPRTRLAETILHPASRIDSTASRDCIRKSGKITTAPYRRATMSTTRTATPLTMILRTLSASLMLSIWATTSGKTRGKFPRRQGRQQPSGTGQKRDGLGIASLASWLGKIAVTSRRSASIAVSNMKSPQQEPIQGSARMPVSLLGAGPRGSTMKLGYARSATKSSSSTNIQRKDSALVHVRRVITGLGRKPVYNLSVEEPHEYFANGVLVHNCDAIRYALHSYEREMFKRGQQQAATVVYEDRVEISPV; via the coding sequence ATGGCTAGGCTAGACCTCCGCGAATACACCAACCGCAGCTTCGACCCCTTCTTCGCCTGCCGGGCCAGGGAGCTTGTCTGTTACGGGGGGGCGGGTGCAGGCAAGTCCTACGCGGTGGCGCAAAAGCTGATCATGAAGGCCCTACTCTACCCCGGCAGCCGCATCGCCGTCATCCGCAAGTTCGGCCCGAGCCTGAAGAAGACCTGCTGGGAACTGACCATAGGCCTGCTGGACAAGTACGGCATACCGTATAAGCCGAACCTCTCGGACCTCACTATCGAGCTGGGGCAGTCCAAGATGGAGTTCATGCCCGTGGTCAACTCGTCCGGGGAGCCGGCTGAACGCCTGAAGTCCATGACCGACATCACGGACATCTGGGTGGAGGAGGCCACCGAGATCACCCCGGAGGAATACCGCCAGATAAGGCTGAGGCTGAGGGGGGAGGAGCTGACCGAGGGGTACAGGCAGATCGTCCTGTCCTTCAACCCCATCGACCGCAACCATTGGATATACGCCTACTTCTTCGAGGGGGACCGGGGGGAGAAGCAGAAGTATACCTACAAGGATAACCGCTTTATCGACTCGGACTACAAGGCCGAACTTGAAGGGCTCAAGGGCGAGGACGAGATACTCTACCACGTTTACACCCTGGGGGACTGGGGGGTGCTGGGGAAGATCATCTACACCCGCTACGAGATCGCCGAGTTCGACCACCCGGCTGGTTATTACGATGAGCTTCTGGCAGGCTGTGACTTCGGCTTCGTCCACCCCTCGGCGGTGGTGTTCATGGGGCTCAAGGAGAAGACGGCCTATATCATCGATGAGATATACGAGCGCAAGCTGATAACCGCCGAGCTTGTCGACCGCATCGGCGAAAAGCAGGAGGAGCACCGCCTGGCCCCCGCCATCTTCTGCGACTCCGCCGAGCCTGGCCGGATAGAGGAGATGACCCGGGCGGGCCTCAACGTCTGGCCCGCGGACAAGAACGTGGCGGACGGGATAGACACGGTGAAGGGCTACAGGCTCGTCATCCACCCCCGCTGTGTCTCCACCATCCGGGAGATACGGAGCTATGCCCGCAAGAAGGACAGGGCCGGGAACGTGCTTGAGGAGCCGGTGAAGGCGAATGACCATGCTTGCTTATGCGCGGGCACGATGATTGAAACCGATCACGGCGGAGTGCCCATAGAGGACATAAGGCCGGGGGACATGGTGCTGACCCGGAAGGGGTACAGGGCGGTGATCGAATCCGGCATCACGGATATGAGCGCCGAGGTAATGCGCGTTGAGTTTTCTGACGGGAGGGAGCTTACGGGGACTGGCAACCATCCGGTGTATGTCCTTGATAAAGGATATAGCGGATTGCGCGCTTTGCGTTATGGTGATAGCATTGAACCAGTAGAAGTATGGAAGGAAGGATTGGTTCAATGCGCAAGAACGCTACGCGGGGAGAAGTCGTTACCTACAAGGGAATCCGTTTCAGAAGATATCCAGATGCCAAGGACTCGTCTAGCCGAAACTATTTTACACCCGGCATCCAGGATAGACTCAACGGCGTCAAGAGATTGCATCAGGAAATCTGGGAAGATCACCACGGCCCCATACCGCAGGGCTACCATGTCCACCACAAGGACGGCAACCCCCTTAACAATGATATTGAGAACCTTGAGTGCCAGCCTTATGTTGAGCATCTGGGCAACCACCTCAGGGAAAACCCGAGGGAAGTTTCCGAGGCGGCAAGGGCGGCAGCAGCCGAGTGGCACCGGTCAGAAGAGGGACGGGCTTGGCATAGCGAGCTTGGCAAGCTGGCTTGGGAAAATTGCGGTTACGTCCAGAAGGTCTGCGAGCATTGCGGTATCGAATATGAAGAGCCCACAACAGGAGCCCATTCAAGGTTCTGCTCGAATGCCTGTAAGTCTGCTTGGCGCAGGGCCAAGGGGATCGACGATGAAACTAGGATATGCGCGTTCTGCAACCAAGAGTTCATCGTCAACAAATATTCAAAGAAAAGATTCTGCTCTCGTTCATGTGCGGCGAGTGATTACTGGGCTGGGAAGAAAGCCGGTCTATAACCTCTCCGTCGAAGAACCCCACGAGTATTTCGCTAATGGCGTATTGGTCCATAACTGCGATGCTATTCGCTACGCCCTCCACTCCTATGAGCGGGAGATGTTCAAGCGGGGGCAGCAGCAGGCGGCGACGGTAGTGTACGAGGACCGGGTGGAGATAAGCCCGGTGTAG